Proteins encoded together in one Shewanella acanthi window:
- the glpK gene encoding glycerol kinase GlpK, translated as MQTKYVVALDQGTTSSRAIVFDHDANIVSVSQREFRQIYPNPGWVEHDPMEIWASQSSVLIESLARAGIRSDEVAAIGITNQRETTIIWEKTTGRPIYNAIVWQCRRSAEICEQLKAQGLEDYVRDNTGLLLDPYFSGTKIKWILDNVPNARVQAERGELLFGTVDTWLLWKLTEGKVHVTDPTNAARTLLFNIHSLNWDKHLLKALGIPEVMLPEVKPSCSIYGTTRIAGEGSEINVAGIAGDQQAALFGQLCVEPGMAKNTYGTGCFLLMNTGDKAVRSSNGLLTTIAVGPKGEVNYALEGAVFMGGATIQWLRDELGLIRDASDTEYFAAKVADTNGVYLVPAFVGLGAPYWDPNARGAIFGLTRGANRNHIIRAALESIAYQSKDLLDAMIQDSRVSLKRLKVDGGAVANDFLMQFQADITDVEVLRPNVCETTALGAAFLAGLAVGFWTSVTDLEHRASIDKHFMPNIDAKRREHLYSGWLDAVSRSRSRES; from the coding sequence GTGCAGACAAAATACGTTGTTGCCTTAGATCAAGGCACCACTAGCTCAAGGGCAATCGTGTTCGACCATGATGCCAATATCGTCAGTGTATCCCAACGCGAATTTCGCCAAATCTATCCTAATCCTGGCTGGGTTGAACACGATCCTATGGAGATTTGGGCTAGCCAAAGTTCGGTATTGATTGAGTCTTTAGCTAGAGCGGGGATCCGCAGTGATGAGGTGGCAGCTATTGGCATTACCAATCAGCGTGAAACGACCATCATTTGGGAGAAAACCACCGGAAGACCCATTTACAATGCCATCGTTTGGCAGTGTCGTCGCAGCGCCGAAATATGCGAGCAGTTAAAAGCGCAGGGACTAGAGGATTACGTGCGCGACAATACTGGGCTGTTACTCGACCCTTATTTTTCAGGCACTAAGATTAAATGGATTTTGGATAATGTGCCTAATGCGCGCGTGCAAGCTGAACGTGGAGAACTGCTGTTTGGCACGGTAGATACTTGGCTATTATGGAAGCTTACCGAAGGTAAAGTGCACGTCACCGACCCCACCAATGCGGCTCGCACACTGCTGTTTAATATTCACAGCTTGAATTGGGATAAACATCTGCTTAAGGCTCTTGGCATTCCCGAGGTTATGCTGCCTGAGGTCAAGCCTTCTTGCAGTATCTACGGTACTACACGGATTGCGGGTGAGGGCAGCGAGATTAACGTCGCGGGGATTGCTGGCGATCAACAGGCAGCATTATTTGGTCAGCTCTGTGTCGAGCCCGGCATGGCTAAAAACACCTATGGCACTGGCTGCTTCCTGTTAATGAACACAGGTGACAAAGCTGTCCGTTCCTCCAATGGTTTATTGACGACAATCGCAGTTGGCCCGAAGGGGGAAGTCAATTACGCCCTCGAGGGCGCGGTGTTTATGGGTGGAGCAACCATTCAGTGGTTAAGGGACGAATTAGGCCTTATTCGCGATGCCAGCGATACAGAATACTTTGCTGCGAAGGTGGCCGATACCAATGGCGTGTATTTAGTCCCTGCCTTTGTTGGATTAGGGGCTCCCTATTGGGATCCCAATGCCAGAGGGGCAATCTTTGGTTTAACTCGCGGCGCCAATCGTAACCATATTATTCGCGCGGCTTTAGAATCCATTGCCTATCAAAGCAAAGATTTACTCGATGCGATGATCCAAGATAGTAGAGTGAGTCTTAAACGCTTAAAGGTGGATGGCGGCGCTGTTGCCAATGATTTTTTAATGCAATTTCAGGCCGATATTACCGATGTCGAAGTGCTTCGTCCCAATGTATGCGAAACCACGGCCTTAGGAGCCGCATTTTTGGCTGGGCTTGCCGTGGGATTTTGGACCTCGGTAACTGACCTTGAGCATAGGGCAAGTATTGATAAGCATTTTATGCCAAACATTGATGCTAAGAGGCGAGAGCACCTCTATAGCGGTTGGCTGGATGCTGTGTCCCGCTCGCGTTCAAGGGAGTCATGA
- a CDS encoding outer membrane protein transport protein, which produces MQKRLLTLAVSAALLATTTQVQAAGFQLAEYSATGLGRAFAGEAAIADNASAQGRNPAMLTYLEGRQISTGGIYIMPNVNVEGDVGISSALLGAEPVTINGDGLDMAGDALVPNFYYSNQLNDFWTWGLALNSNYGLATDLPSTHPAAIFGNKTSVTTVELNPSIAYRVNDQISVGGGFRFVYGEGEVAASLPGWIEAVRPGLPAQVAGILPPAGTELKSMEGDDFGYGWQFGTSWQINPSHRLGFAYHSSVKLELDGHVSGVVYDGGADTHIKGYIPLELPAFAELASHHQLTDNWSMHASVNWTDWSVFDQLVAYFPGDVKPTGDIESDLVKEEHFKDNWRFALGTTYQLNNALSMRAGVALDKTAATDEWRSTTIPDSDRLWLSIGAGYQASENLTIDLALTYIRATGDAPINEKQNLLNLATISFDGEATGDVWMTGLQLSYKM; this is translated from the coding sequence ATGCAAAAACGTCTTCTGACTTTAGCCGTATCGGCTGCTTTACTCGCAACAACGACTCAGGTTCAAGCTGCAGGCTTTCAATTAGCCGAATACTCGGCGACAGGGCTTGGTCGTGCCTTTGCCGGTGAAGCGGCTATCGCCGACAATGCGTCGGCACAGGGGCGTAATCCTGCTATGTTGACGTATCTCGAAGGGCGCCAAATTTCTACAGGCGGTATTTATATTATGCCAAATGTGAATGTTGAAGGTGATGTAGGTATCAGCTCTGCATTACTCGGTGCCGAACCTGTCACTATCAATGGTGATGGTCTCGATATGGCAGGTGACGCTTTAGTCCCTAACTTCTATTATTCGAATCAGTTAAATGATTTCTGGACATGGGGTCTGGCGCTCAATTCAAACTATGGTTTAGCAACCGATCTACCGAGCACCCATCCAGCAGCCATTTTTGGTAATAAAACTTCAGTCACCACGGTGGAGCTTAATCCAAGTATTGCTTATCGTGTGAATGACCAGATTAGTGTTGGCGGTGGTTTCCGTTTTGTTTATGGCGAGGGTGAGGTTGCTGCCTCATTACCGGGTTGGATTGAAGCCGTGCGCCCTGGTCTGCCTGCACAGGTTGCGGGTATTTTACCGCCTGCGGGTACAGAGCTGAAAAGCATGGAAGGTGATGATTTTGGTTATGGCTGGCAGTTTGGTACTAGCTGGCAAATCAACCCTAGTCACCGTCTCGGTTTTGCCTACCACAGTAGCGTAAAACTGGAATTGGATGGTCATGTATCGGGTGTGGTTTACGATGGCGGCGCAGATACCCACATTAAAGGTTACATCCCGCTAGAATTACCTGCCTTTGCTGAATTAGCTTCGCATCATCAACTGACCGACAACTGGTCTATGCACGCAAGTGTTAACTGGACCGATTGGAGTGTATTTGACCAATTGGTGGCTTACTTCCCTGGCGATGTTAAACCTACCGGAGACATTGAGTCGGATCTGGTTAAAGAAGAACACTTTAAGGATAACTGGCGTTTTGCCTTAGGCACGACTTATCAGTTAAATAACGCACTGAGCATGCGGGCAGGTGTTGCCTTAGATAAAACGGCCGCGACAGATGAGTGGCGCTCGACGACTATTCCTGATTCAGACCGTCTGTGGTTATCAATTGGGGCGGGTTATCAAGCCTCTGAAAACTTAACTATTGATCTCGCTTTGACCTATATTAGAGCAACTGGTGATGCGCCAATCAATGAAAAGCAAAATCTGTTGAATCTAGCGACCATCAGCTTCGATGGTGAAGCGACAGGCGATGTATGGATGACAGGTCTGCAGCTAAGCTACAAAATGTAA
- the leuD gene encoding 3-isopropylmalate dehydratase small subunit, whose translation MQPFTSHTGLAVMIDSANIDTDQIIPKQFLSKVTRDGFGVHLFHDWRYLDEAGDVPNPEFTLNKPRFSGATILLAQENFGCGSSREHAPWALADFGLRAIIAPSFADIFYGNSINNGLLPVKLKAHEVRQLINEVEVQEGARITVDLTACKVTSPTGAEFSFTLAESARHKLLNGLDAIGLTLSHDAKISAYESQIPSWRS comes from the coding sequence ATGCAACCTTTTACTAGCCATACCGGGCTTGCGGTCATGATCGACAGCGCCAACATCGATACCGATCAAATTATTCCAAAGCAGTTTTTATCTAAGGTCACCCGCGATGGATTTGGCGTGCACCTATTCCACGACTGGCGTTATTTAGATGAAGCAGGTGACGTGCCAAACCCTGAGTTTACACTAAATAAACCTCGCTTTAGTGGTGCTACCATTCTGCTGGCACAGGAAAATTTTGGTTGCGGATCGAGCCGTGAGCACGCCCCTTGGGCGCTGGCAGATTTTGGTCTGCGTGCCATCATTGCCCCAAGCTTTGCGGATATTTTTTACGGTAACTCAATTAATAACGGCCTTTTACCTGTAAAGCTTAAAGCCCATGAGGTACGTCAGTTAATTAATGAAGTTGAGGTGCAGGAAGGGGCGCGGATTACCGTCGATTTAACCGCTTGCAAGGTGACGTCCCCAACGGGCGCCGAGTTCAGTTTTACACTGGCTGAATCGGCACGCCATAAGCTGCTTAACGGCTTAGATGCGATTGGATTGACCCTGTCGCACGATGCCAAGATAAGCGCTTACGAGTCGCAGATCCCGAGTTGGCGCAGTTAA
- the leuC gene encoding 3-isopropylmalate dehydratase large subunit: protein MPRTLYQKVWDAHVVAVPDGEAPIIYVDRHLVHEVTSPQAFSGLKVAGRQLRAPEKTFATMDHNTSTRSASLDALSPMARTQVETLAQNCKDFGIRLYDIHHPNQGIVHVMGPELGITLPGTVIVCGDSHTATHGAFGALAFGIGTSEVEHVLATQTLRQLKAKTMKIEVRGHVTDGVTAKDIVLAIIGKIGMDGGTGYVVEFAGEAIEALSMEGRMTVCNMAIEMGAKAGMVAPDQTTFDYLEGREFAPKGADWAEAVDAWKALKTDDGAEFDAVVVLDAADIAPQLTWGTNPGQVVAIDAPVPNPADETNPTVRASMEKALEYIGLNAGTPMTDVSINKVFIGSCTNSRIEDLRSAAKQAKGRKVASGVTAIVVPGSGLVKAQAEAEGLDKIFIDAGFEWRLPGCSMCLAMNDDRLEAGDRCASTSNRNFEGRQGRGSRTHLVSPAMAAAAAIAGHFVDIRKPY, encoded by the coding sequence ATCCCTAGAACCCTGTATCAAAAAGTGTGGGATGCCCATGTGGTCGCCGTACCCGATGGTGAAGCGCCAATCATTTATGTTGATAGACACTTAGTCCATGAGGTGACATCGCCTCAAGCCTTTAGTGGCTTAAAGGTGGCCGGCCGTCAATTACGCGCGCCGGAAAAAACATTTGCCACTATGGATCACAACACCTCGACCCGCAGCGCCAGTTTAGATGCCCTAAGCCCAATGGCACGAACGCAAGTCGAAACGCTTGCGCAAAATTGCAAAGACTTTGGTATACGTTTATATGACATTCATCATCCTAATCAAGGGATTGTGCATGTTATGGGGCCCGAACTTGGCATTACTCTGCCCGGTACTGTTATTGTTTGTGGTGACTCACACACGGCGACACATGGGGCTTTTGGTGCTCTGGCCTTTGGTATTGGCACCTCAGAAGTTGAGCATGTGCTGGCGACCCAAACCCTGCGCCAATTAAAAGCTAAAACCATGAAAATTGAAGTGCGTGGCCATGTCACCGATGGCGTAACCGCCAAAGATATCGTATTAGCGATTATCGGTAAGATTGGGATGGATGGTGGTACGGGGTATGTCGTTGAATTTGCCGGTGAAGCGATTGAAGCGCTGTCGATGGAAGGTCGAATGACCGTCTGCAACATGGCGATTGAAATGGGCGCTAAGGCGGGCATGGTGGCTCCAGATCAAACTACCTTCGATTATTTAGAAGGGCGTGAATTTGCACCTAAGGGAGCGGATTGGGCAGAAGCCGTCGACGCTTGGAAGGCTCTGAAAACTGACGATGGCGCTGAGTTTGATGCGGTTGTGGTGTTAGATGCTGCCGATATTGCGCCGCAGCTGACTTGGGGCACTAACCCTGGACAAGTAGTGGCTATCGATGCCCCTGTGCCAAACCCCGCCGACGAAACCAATCCAACGGTGCGCGCCAGTATGGAAAAGGCATTGGAATATATTGGCTTAAATGCAGGCACGCCGATGACCGATGTATCTATTAACAAAGTCTTTATCGGCTCTTGCACTAACTCGCGTATTGAAGATTTACGCAGCGCCGCGAAACAGGCAAAAGGTCGCAAGGTGGCTTCGGGCGTCACGGCTATCGTTGTGCCAGGTTCTGGCTTGGTGAAGGCGCAGGCTGAGGCAGAAGGTTTAGATAAAATCTTTATCGATGCGGGATTTGAGTGGCGTTTACCTGGCTGTTCTATGTGTTTGGCGATGAACGATGACAGATTAGAAGCTGGCGATCGCTGTGCCTCGACCAGTAACCGTAACTTCGAAGGTCGCCAAGGGCGCGGTAGTCGCACTCACTTGGTGAGTCCTGCGATGGCCGCAGCAGCGGCAATTGCCGGTCATTTTGTCGATATCCGTAAACCTTACTAA
- the leuB gene encoding 3-isopropylmalate dehydrogenase — protein sequence MSYQIAVLAGDGIGPEVMAEARKVLRAVETRFGLSIEYTEYDVGGIAIDNHGCPLPEATLKGCEAADAILFGSVGGPKWEKLPPNEQPERGALLPLRGHFELFCNLRPAKLHDGLEHMSPLRSDISARGFDVLCVRELTGGIYFGKPKGRQGEGENEEAFDTMRYSRREIARIARIAFEAARGRRKKVTSVDKANVLACSVLWRQVVEEVAVDFPDVELEHIYIDNATMQLLRRPDEFDVMLCSNLFGDIISDELAMLTGSMGLLSSASMNSTGFGLFEPAGGSAPDIAGKGIANPVAQILSAALMLRYSLKQEDAASAIERAVSKALTSGYLTGELLSSDQRHLAKTTAQMGDFIADAVKAGV from the coding sequence ATGAGTTATCAAATTGCAGTATTAGCAGGGGATGGTATTGGGCCAGAGGTGATGGCTGAGGCGCGTAAGGTATTGCGTGCAGTTGAGACCCGTTTTGGGTTGAGTATTGAATACACTGAATACGATGTGGGTGGTATCGCCATCGATAATCACGGTTGTCCTTTACCTGAAGCAACCCTCAAGGGTTGTGAAGCGGCCGATGCGATTCTCTTTGGCTCTGTTGGCGGCCCTAAATGGGAAAAGCTGCCGCCAAATGAGCAGCCAGAGCGTGGTGCCTTACTGCCATTGCGTGGGCACTTCGAACTGTTCTGTAACCTACGCCCTGCTAAATTGCATGATGGTTTAGAGCATATGTCGCCACTGCGTAGCGATATTTCTGCTCGCGGTTTCGATGTGCTATGTGTCCGTGAGTTAACCGGCGGTATTTACTTTGGTAAGCCAAAGGGGCGCCAAGGCGAAGGCGAAAATGAAGAAGCCTTCGATACCATGCGCTATAGCCGTCGTGAAATTGCCCGCATCGCTCGCATCGCCTTTGAAGCCGCTCGTGGTCGCCGTAAAAAAGTCACCTCAGTCGATAAGGCAAACGTGTTGGCCTGTTCAGTTCTGTGGCGTCAAGTCGTCGAAGAAGTGGCGGTTGATTTCCCCGATGTTGAGCTGGAGCATATCTATATCGACAACGCAACCATGCAGTTACTGCGTCGCCCCGATGAATTCGACGTGATGCTGTGCTCTAACCTGTTTGGAGACATCATCTCCGATGAACTTGCCATGTTAACGGGTTCTATGGGCCTATTGTCTTCTGCAAGTATGAATAGCACGGGGTTTGGTTTGTTTGAACCCGCTGGCGGCAGTGCGCCGGATATTGCGGGTAAAGGGATTGCCAACCCAGTTGCACAAATTTTGTCAGCGGCACTGATGTTGCGCTATAGCCTAAAGCAAGAAGACGCGGCGAGTGCAATAGAGCGAGCTGTCAGTAAGGCGCTTACTTCGGGCTATTTAACTGGTGAGCTATTAAGTAGCGATCAGCGCCATTTAGCGAAAACGACAGCTCAAATGGGCGACTTTATCGCCGACGCAGTTAAGGCAGGTGTGTAA